A section of the Ensifer adhaerens genome encodes:
- a CDS encoding phage holin family protein — MLNPRDERSLPDLMTGLVTDISGLFRKEIDLAKAEAGENLDRAIGSLETLLVGLIFAIAAIGVLLSAVVVGLGAFLIAQGMHEANAHALSAIIVGAFVAILAWVMISRSLTKLGNRSVRFDKTTASLQRDLDVAKETVR, encoded by the coding sequence ATGCTTAACCCTCGTGACGAACGGTCCCTGCCGGATCTCATGACAGGATTGGTGACGGATATTTCCGGGCTTTTCCGAAAGGAAATCGATCTCGCCAAGGCGGAGGCCGGCGAAAATCTCGATCGGGCAATCGGCAGCCTTGAGACGCTCCTTGTTGGGCTCATCTTTGCCATTGCAGCCATTGGCGTGCTTTTAAGCGCCGTTGTGGTGGGGCTTGGCGCGTTCTTGATCGCGCAGGGAATGCATGAAGCCAACGCCCACGCCTTATCGGCGATTATCGTCGGTGCTTTCGTGGCGATCCTTGCATGGGTGATGATTTCGCGCAGCCTCACAAAGCTTGGAAACCGCAGTGTTCGCTTCGACAAGACAACGGCGTCCCTCCAGCGTGACCTTGATGTGGCCAAGGAGACAGTACGATGA
- a CDS encoding trans-sulfuration enzyme family protein, with the protein MNWSKASLLAQAMGKIDETTRAVTPPIHVTSTFIRDPDNEYRSGNVYGRPDNETVREAESVLSMLEGASSTLVFGSGMSAATAVFLALKPGDHVVAPKVMYWALRNWLMNDAVAWGLNVDFVDMTDLDTVAAAIKPDITKLVWVETPSNPLWSVTDVAAVAAMAEAAGAKFAVDSTVATPILSQPLALGADIVMHSATKYLNGHSDVIAGALSTKRDDAFWGRIRRNRSMLGQILGPVEAFLLLRGMRTLDLRVRTQSASALTLAARFASHPRILDVLYPGLPSHPGHELAARQMSGGFGGMLSIRVRAGEEAAIRTAANVRLWKRATSLGGVESLLEHRASIEGQGSPCPTDLLRLSVGLESPDDLIVDLEGALDVNS; encoded by the coding sequence ATGAACTGGTCGAAGGCGAGCCTGCTTGCACAGGCGATGGGAAAGATCGACGAAACGACGCGTGCCGTTACCCCGCCAATCCACGTGACATCGACCTTCATACGGGACCCCGATAACGAGTACAGGTCGGGCAATGTCTATGGCCGCCCGGACAACGAGACGGTGCGTGAGGCGGAAAGCGTCCTTTCAATGCTTGAGGGCGCTTCGTCCACGCTTGTATTTGGCTCCGGAATGTCGGCAGCCACCGCCGTTTTCTTAGCACTTAAGCCAGGTGACCATGTGGTCGCGCCAAAGGTCATGTACTGGGCGCTTCGCAATTGGCTGATGAACGATGCGGTGGCATGGGGGCTGAACGTCGACTTCGTGGACATGACGGATCTCGACACCGTTGCCGCAGCGATCAAGCCCGACATCACGAAGCTTGTTTGGGTCGAAACTCCCTCAAACCCATTGTGGTCGGTAACGGATGTTGCCGCTGTTGCAGCAATGGCCGAAGCGGCAGGCGCGAAGTTCGCCGTAGACTCGACGGTCGCAACTCCGATCCTCTCACAGCCCCTGGCGCTTGGTGCCGACATCGTCATGCACTCGGCAACGAAGTACCTGAATGGGCACTCGGACGTGATCGCGGGTGCGCTTAGCACGAAACGCGACGATGCATTCTGGGGCCGCATCAGACGCAACCGGTCGATGCTCGGACAAATCCTCGGGCCTGTCGAGGCATTCCTCCTTTTGCGAGGGATGCGCACTCTAGACCTGCGCGTCCGCACCCAGAGCGCATCGGCCTTGACGCTGGCTGCACGTTTTGCGTCCCATCCGCGTATTCTGGATGTCCTTTATCCCGGGCTTCCGTCTCATCCCGGGCACGAGTTGGCAGCGCGCCAGATGTCTGGGGGCTTCGGCGGCATGTTGTCGATCAGGGTGCGGGCCGGTGAGGAAGCGGCCATCAGGACCGCAGCCAACGTCCGTCTCTGGAAGCGCGCGACTTCGCTTGGGGGCGTTGAATCGCTCCTTGAACACCGTGCATCCATCGAAGGTCAGGGATCGCCTTGCCCGACCGATCTGCTGCGACTTTCGGTCGGGTTGGAAAGCCCCGATGATTTGATCGTCGACCTTGAAGGGGCGCTGGACGTCAATTCGTGA
- a CDS encoding DUF3618 domain-containing protein: MSADTHSPAELQREIEADRQRIEEKLHAIQERMSPGELMDEFLAYARRNGGTEFLSNLGVAMKANPIPVALTGIGLAWLLADPASRAPQTAVKDNGVDDYPLASVNGGLRRVGPVEANFGERYSHFEDQNGNRFRARTDAAGRRAGHFVDPQGTVYRGFADATGRAVDEIRDEAGNVFDDASGWASSTWREMKGAASSLSDSIAGTGRSMADSARGIGQTAQTRGAELNAAILKNFRDQPLVGGALAFAIGAAIGAALPATALEDETAGKAADRVRDQLAATADAAAEGAIEGAKGALDDTARKPPHDMVRDRP, from the coding sequence ATGAGCGCCGACACCCATTCACCTGCCGAATTACAGCGCGAGATCGAAGCCGATCGGCAAAGGATTGAAGAGAAGCTTCATGCCATCCAGGAGCGGATGTCGCCTGGCGAATTGATGGATGAGTTCCTTGCCTATGCGAGGCGCAACGGCGGAACCGAGTTCCTGAGCAACCTTGGCGTTGCGATGAAGGCAAATCCCATTCCCGTTGCGCTTACGGGTATCGGTCTGGCCTGGCTCCTTGCAGACCCGGCGTCCCGGGCGCCCCAAACTGCAGTGAAGGACAATGGTGTAGACGACTATCCGCTCGCGTCCGTGAATGGCGGCTTGCGGCGCGTTGGGCCGGTCGAGGCGAATTTCGGTGAGCGATATAGCCATTTCGAAGATCAAAATGGCAATCGCTTTAGGGCCCGCACTGATGCCGCTGGTCGAAGGGCAGGTCACTTCGTCGACCCTCAAGGTACGGTCTATCGCGGCTTTGCCGACGCCACGGGACGCGCCGTCGATGAAATCCGCGACGAGGCAGGCAACGTCTTCGACGACGCCTCCGGATGGGCGTCGTCAACCTGGCGAGAAATGAAAGGTGCAGCAAGCAGCCTTTCAGACAGCATAGCTGGCACCGGCCGGTCGATGGCAGACAGTGCCCGGGGTATTGGCCAGACTGCCCAGACCCGAGGAGCGGAGTTGAATGCGGCCATCTTGAAGAACTTCCGCGACCAGCCTCTCGTTGGAGGTGCGCTTGCCTTCGCAATCGGTGCTGCGATCGGTGCCGCGCTGCCCGCAACCGCGCTGGAGGATGAGACTGCCGGCAAGGCTGCTGACCGGGTTCGCGATCAGCTTGCAGCGACTGCCGATGCAGCTGCAGAGGGTGCGATCGAGGGCGCGAAGGGAGCTCTCGATGACACAGCCAGAAAACCACCGCATGACATGGTTAGGGATCGCCCGTAG
- a CDS encoding flavodoxin family protein, translating into MGKPSGSDVPSTATEPRKGTPSPRLEEAEFRRRFLTRFQDPAFEALQEELNKIASAAWDAYEQERKAPRTQKAGAAFKDPDYDLSIDWLAARSDIQDAQKRHDDPDAPARILLISGSSRSEHTCPGEMSKTYRLVKIAKETIDDMTGMATTVLELNRLASEYGRSIHPCKACFSTSPALCHWPCSCYPNYSLGQVHDWMNEIYPMWVEAHGVMIITPVNWYQVSSPVKLMMDRLVCADGGNSDPTSTKGKNAALAKALELEGWSYPRHLAGRVFSVVVHGDAAGVENVRRSLSDWLSDMQLQAAGPLAEIDRYIGYWKPYGSSHEELDADEAVQDEIRNAARTLAQAVSAKRAGKRSSPGSDLTQPRDK; encoded by the coding sequence ATGGGAAAACCTTCTGGTAGCGATGTTCCTTCGACAGCGACCGAACCGCGCAAGGGAACGCCAAGTCCACGACTGGAGGAAGCCGAGTTTCGCCGGCGTTTCCTTACCCGGTTTCAGGATCCGGCCTTCGAGGCGCTTCAAGAGGAACTCAACAAGATCGCTTCCGCGGCATGGGACGCTTACGAACAGGAGCGAAAAGCCCCGCGAACGCAAAAGGCGGGCGCCGCCTTCAAGGACCCGGACTACGATCTCTCTATCGACTGGCTTGCAGCCCGTTCGGACATCCAGGATGCGCAAAAACGCCACGATGACCCTGATGCCCCCGCCCGCATCCTCCTCATCAGTGGATCATCGCGCAGCGAGCATACGTGCCCCGGCGAAATGTCGAAGACATACCGGTTGGTGAAAATCGCCAAGGAGACGATTGACGACATGACCGGCATGGCAACGACCGTGCTCGAACTCAATCGGCTTGCGTCGGAATATGGGCGAAGCATCCACCCCTGCAAGGCGTGTTTTTCGACCTCGCCAGCACTCTGCCACTGGCCCTGCTCGTGCTATCCGAACTATTCGCTCGGGCAGGTGCACGACTGGATGAACGAGATCTATCCGATGTGGGTTGAGGCGCATGGGGTGATGATCATAACGCCGGTCAACTGGTACCAGGTTTCCTCACCGGTAAAACTGATGATGGACCGGCTTGTTTGCGCTGATGGAGGCAATTCGGATCCGACATCAACCAAGGGGAAGAACGCGGCACTGGCCAAGGCGCTGGAACTAGAAGGTTGGAGCTACCCGCGGCATCTCGCGGGCAGGGTCTTTTCCGTCGTGGTCCATGGCGATGCTGCTGGCGTCGAGAATGTTCGGCGCAGCCTTTCGGACTGGCTGTCCGATATGCAGCTTCAAGCAGCCGGGCCGCTGGCCGAAATTGACCGCTACATCGGCTATTGGAAACCTTATGGGTCGAGCCATGAGGAACTGGACGCAGATGAGGCAGTGCAGGACGAGATCCGCAATGCTGCTCGAACCTTGGCGCAAGCGGTCTCAGCCAAGCGGGCCGGAAAGCGTTCATCACCGGGAAGCGACCTCACCCAGCCAAGGGACAAGTAG
- a CDS encoding cold-shock protein: MPTGKVKFFNADKGFGFITPDQSGVDVFVHVSALQYGDVLREGQAVSYDLGQDRKTGKTKAENVRPF, translated from the coding sequence ATGCCGACGGGCAAAGTAAAGTTTTTCAATGCAGACAAGGGCTTCGGCTTCATCACACCGGATCAGTCCGGCGTTGATGTATTCGTTCACGTCTCCGCACTTCAATACGGCGACGTGCTAAGAGAAGGTCAGGCGGTATCTTACGATCTCGGACAGGATCGCAAGACCGGGAAAACAAAGGCTGAAAACGTCAGACCTTTTTGA
- a CDS encoding 3-hydroxybutyryl-CoA dehydrogenase: MTIETVGVVGAGNMGSGIACAFALAGFDVTLTDVDAKALVPAVASVAAKIDEMIASGNVDLADKKGALARLSTTTNLSDLGTSDLIVEAAAEIEAVKHRIFADLTPHLKAETILTSNTSSFSVTRMAGVTNRPEQFMGLHFMNPAPSMPLVELIRGIATSKETFDTVDAVIKRLGKTAVVVEDYPGFTVHRILIPMINEAVYALYEGVGSVLDIDNSMRFGANHPMGPLELADFIGLDTCLSIMTSLRNGLADSKYRPCPLLVKYVEAGWLGRKSGKGFYDYRGQSPVPSR, encoded by the coding sequence TTGACAATCGAGACTGTCGGCGTTGTCGGCGCAGGGAATATGGGCAGCGGCATAGCGTGTGCCTTCGCTCTTGCAGGGTTCGACGTCACTTTGACGGACGTCGATGCGAAAGCCCTCGTTCCCGCGGTCGCTAGCGTTGCCGCGAAGATCGACGAAATGATCGCAAGCGGGAACGTTGACCTTGCCGATAAGAAGGGCGCCCTGGCCCGCCTTTCGACAACCACGAACCTCAGCGATCTCGGCACCAGCGACCTCATCGTGGAGGCCGCAGCGGAGATCGAGGCCGTCAAGCATCGGATATTTGCGGATCTGACGCCCCACCTGAAGGCTGAAACAATTCTCACTTCAAACACGTCATCCTTCTCGGTCACGCGCATGGCTGGCGTAACCAATCGGCCCGAGCAGTTCATGGGGCTGCACTTCATGAACCCGGCCCCTTCGATGCCACTTGTTGAGCTTATCCGCGGCATTGCGACCAGCAAGGAAACATTCGACACCGTCGATGCAGTCATCAAGCGCCTCGGCAAAACCGCGGTTGTCGTCGAAGACTACCCGGGTTTCACGGTCCATCGGATCCTCATCCCAATGATCAATGAAGCGGTCTATGCTCTTTACGAAGGGGTCGGTTCGGTTCTCGATATCGACAACAGCATGCGCTTCGGTGCCAATCACCCGATGGGACCGCTCGAGCTTGCCGACTTTATCGGTCTCGACACCTGCCTTTCCATCATGACGTCGCTGCGCAATGGTCTGGCAGATAGCAAGTATCGCCCCTGCCCTTTGCTCGTCAAATACGTCGAAGCCGGCTGGCTTGGCCGAAAATCAGGCAAGGGCTTTTACGACTATCGCGGGCAATCGCCGGTGCCCAGCCGCTGA
- a CDS encoding NUDIX hydrolase, whose protein sequence is MQTILASALPTGVSTLRPAPAAVVQAGAICYRRARATDGYDVLLISGRSTGRWGIPKGHLEAGETTKGAAAREAFEEAGVVGVATEHSVGGFTYSKDDDALVYRVRVHLIAVRAIASDYPERSVRSSRWVPASIAAYEVGQPGLRNLLVRILG, encoded by the coding sequence ATGCAAACGATACTCGCCTCTGCGCTGCCAACCGGTGTAAGTACCCTGCGTCCCGCCCCCGCCGCGGTTGTTCAAGCGGGTGCCATTTGCTACCGCCGAGCGCGTGCAACTGATGGATATGATGTACTCTTGATTTCTGGTCGCAGCACCGGGCGCTGGGGCATTCCAAAGGGCCACTTGGAAGCCGGAGAAACCACCAAGGGCGCAGCTGCCCGTGAAGCATTCGAAGAGGCGGGTGTGGTTGGGGTTGCAACTGAACATTCAGTGGGTGGGTTTACGTATTCCAAAGACGATGATGCTCTGGTCTACCGGGTTCGCGTGCACCTGATTGCGGTTCGCGCGATCGCTTCTGATTATCCGGAACGCAGCGTCCGCTCGAGCCGCTGGGTGCCGGCTTCAATCGCGGCCTACGAAGTTGGTCAGCCCGGACTTCGGAACCTTCTTGTGCGCATATTGGGATAG
- a CDS encoding DUF1127 domain-containing protein, which translates to MNIARSINNWRKYRQTVTELGRMSNRELRDLGIERGDIDRVARTAFAR; encoded by the coding sequence ATGAACATCGCACGCTCCATCAACAACTGGCGCAAGTATCGTCAGACGGTCACCGAGTTGGGCCGCATGTCGAACCGGGAACTGCGCGACCTCGGCATCGAACGTGGTGACATCGACCGTGTCGCACGCACGGCCTTCGCCCGCTAA
- a CDS encoding nutrient deprivation-induced protein — MIDDPRDRRPQLQERLSPSQESNRQQEDVDNNSIDWRAETRTENRAGGNSPANGPATQAKAAASQVVDHEKSALARQLRGLAGAMEKVGAELRQSDQPGLGRYTQQIGNSIGRLAHDCEDKELGEIASMAEDFGRKQPLAFLGMAAIAGLAASRFLSASAERTHNNPEKPRPNPGPPGGKDGDWDFEKELGDA; from the coding sequence ATGATAGACGACCCCAGGGATCGCAGACCCCAGTTGCAAGAAAGGCTATCGCCGTCGCAAGAGAGTAATCGGCAACAGGAAGACGTTGACAACAATTCTATCGATTGGCGGGCTGAAACGCGGACCGAAAATCGAGCCGGTGGAAATTCACCAGCGAATGGACCGGCCACCCAGGCTAAGGCGGCCGCGTCCCAGGTCGTGGATCATGAAAAGAGTGCGCTTGCCCGTCAACTTCGCGGTCTTGCAGGCGCCATGGAAAAGGTCGGGGCTGAACTTCGCCAGTCGGACCAGCCAGGACTTGGACGCTATACGCAGCAGATCGGCAACTCGATCGGACGGCTGGCGCACGACTGCGAAGACAAGGAACTGGGCGAAATAGCGTCGATGGCGGAAGACTTCGGGCGCAAGCAGCCTTTGGCCTTTCTTGGCATGGCAGCGATTGCCGGCCTGGCGGCAAGTCGCTTCCTGTCGGCTTCAGCCGAGCGGACCCACAACAATCCGGAAAAACCTCGACCAAATCCTGGCCCTCCAGGCGGAAAGGATGGCGATTGGGACTTTGAAAAGGAGCTGGGCGATGCTTAA